In one window of Fulvia fulva chromosome 5, complete sequence DNA:
- a CDS encoding Carbonic anhydrase: MYKATVRRAGQKITGPHTRPADHLVKPCKLLPIKVVGRRSYCSTNKNNMSDMPDYLRANHDKIFDNNKKWASEKAQKDPDFFTKLSSGQKPDYLYIGCADSRIPSNEIMGLDAGEVFTHRNIANLVCNTDLNVMSVINYAVRHLAVKHIVVVGHYSCGGVKAAMTPADLGILNPWLRNIRDVYRLHEQELDAIQDQDQKYNRLAELNVLEQARNVVKTAAVQQSYAKNSYPIVHAWIFDFKDGLLKDLKLDFEKQLHDIQKIYNLTGGD; this comes from the coding sequence ATGTACAAAGCAACTGTGCGGCGCGCGGGTCAGAAGATAACTGGACCACACACTCGACCTGCAGATCACTTAGTCAAGCCTTGCAAGCTACTCCCCATCAAGGTCGTCGGCCGGAGGTCATACTGCTCCACCAACAAGAACAACATGTCCGACATGCCCGACTACCTTCGTGCCAACCACGACAAGATATTCGACAACAACAAGAAATGGGCCTCAGAGAAGGCGCAGAAGGACCCAGACTTCTTCACCAAGCTCTCATCCGGCCAAAAGCCCGACTACCTCTACATAGGATGCGCTGACAGCCGAATCCCATCCAATGAGATCATGGGCTTGGATGCCGGAGAGGTCTTCACCCACCGAAACATCGCCAACTTGGTATGCAACACCGACCTGAACGTCATGAGCGTCATCAACTATGCTGTTCGTCACCTGGCTGTCAAGCACATCGTGGTCGTCGGCCACTACAGCTGCGGTGGTGTCAAGGCCGCCATGACTCCAGCAGACCTTGGCATTCTCAACCCATGGCTACGAAACATCCGAGACGTCTACCGACTGCACGAGCAGGAGCTCGATGCCATCCAGGACCAGGACCAGAAGTACAACAGGCTCGCTGAGCTCAACGTCCTCGAGCAGGCTAGGAATGTGGTCAAGACGGCGGCTGTGCAGCAGAGCTACGCAAAGAACAGCTACCCTATCGTCCATGCGTGGATCTTTGACTTCAAGGATGGTCTGCTCAAGGATCTGAAACTAGACTTCGAGAAGCAGCTGCACGATATTCAGAAGATCTACAACCTGACTGGTGGTGACTAG
- a CDS encoding Cytochrome P450 monooxygenase adrA, whose amino-acid sequence MEDTYLQTNASSPRHQSGHAPQRGLLFQQMGDYSSLGLTTNVTLTVVLILLVSLSSSARNLFRKRQYPTVNKEPWDPWLKKAKANYRDHAKELIQQGFEKFGGEPFWLETDNGPQLILPAEMMEAVNKASTLSFDAYNFKFFLSQYDTFKQFKGEPRGTELFQEALMKGLTRSLPKFTSILSDEMSSCLEDNWGNSEEWHEVSPRTDILSWVSRLSSRIFAGPVLCRNEDWLRISRDYTVDVFQAVMDVKEWPRVLQWPVERFSQKCRKVRAEHAMAHKILGPILAAREEEHTRAAQEGRSPDVPDDAFEWFRTAAIAKGIKIKNVEVQIGLSLAAIHTTSDLITQAVVNLCKYPEVLPALREEAVDVLSKYGWQKLALTEVRLLDSFLKETQRVKPIGVTTRHVIATKDVTLPGGIRIRKGEMAAVSSHRMWSEAAYEQPKIFDAARFFKRRENPKLRNNSLLVSTSPDHMAFSHGKHACPGRFFAANEAKIALLHLLLKYDFKVDEKENTDWLEMGEQMIVNPFFKISVRRRKEEIDLDSLKTEPA is encoded by the exons ATGGAGGACACCTACCTGCAGACAAATGCATCATCACCTAGGCACCAGTCAGGGCATGCACCCCAACGAGGCCTCCTTTTCCAGCAAATGGGCGACTACTCTTCTCTCGGCCTCACTACGAACGTCACCCTCACCGTCGTCCTGATTCTACTCGTATCACTGAGCAGCTCCGCTCGCAACCTGTTCCGGAAACGTCAATATCCTACCGTCAACAAAGAGCCCTGGGATCCGTGGCTCAAGAAAGCGAAGGCCAACTACCGCGACCATGCCAAAGAGCTGATACAGCAGGGCTTTGAAAAGTTTGGAGGAGAGCCGTTCTGGCTCGAGACTGACAATGGCCCACAGCTCATTCTACCAGCTGAAATGATGGAAGCTGTAAACAAGGCATCGACTCTGTCCTTCGACGCCTACAACTTCAAATTCTTCCTGAGTCAATATGATACGTTCAAACAGTTCAAGGGCGAACCGAGAGGGACGGAGCTCTTCCAAGAAGCCCTCATGAAGGGATTGACAAGGAGCTTGCCGAAATTCACCTCCATCCTGTCGGACGAAATGTCGAGCTGTTTGGAAGACAATTGGGGCAACTCGGAAG AATGGCACGAAGTCAGTCCCAGAACTGACATCCTGAGCTGGGTCTCGCGACTGTCATCAAGAATCTTCGCCGGGCCTGTCCTGTGCAGGAACGAGGATTGGCTGCGCATATCCCGGGACTACACTGTCGACGTTTTTCAGGCTGTCATGGACGTGAAAGAGTGGCCACGGGTGCTTCAGTGGCCAGTCGAGCGATTCTCTCAGAAGTGCCGTAAAGTACGTGCAGAGCATGCGATGGCTCACAAGATCTTGGGCCCGATTCTCGCCGCCAGAGAGGAGGAACA TACTCGCGCCGCACAGGAAGGCCGATCACCAGACGTGCCAGACGACGCTTTCGAGTGGTTCCGCACTGCTGCGATAGCCAAAGGCATCAAGATAAAGAACGTTGAAGTGCAGATCGGACTCAGCCTTGCAGCGATCCACACCACTTCCGACCTCATCACGCAGGCTGTCGTGAATCTGTGCAAGTACCCGGAAGTGTTACCTGCACTTCGCGAAGAAGCTGTAGACGTGCTCTCCAAGTACGGCTGGCAG AAACTCGCCCTCACCGAGGTCCGCCTATTGGACAGCTTTTTGAAGGAGACACAACGTGTGAAGCCCATCGGAGTCACAACCCGCCACGTAATAGCGACGAAGGACGTCACCCTCCCTGGCGGTATCCGCATCCGCAAAGGCGAGATGGCAGCCGTCTCCTCCCACCGCATGTGGAGCGAGGCTGCGTATGAACAACCAAAGATCTTCGACGCTGCTCGTTTCTTCAAGCGACGAGAGAATCCCAAGCTCCGCAATAACAGTCTCCTTGTCTCGACCAGCCCCGATCACATGGCCTTCTCGCATGGGAAGCACGCCTGCCCGGGCAGATTCTTCGCCGCGAACGAAGCGAAGATCGCGTTGTTGCACCTGCTGCTGAAGTATGACTTCAAGGTCGATGAGAAAGAGAATACCGATTGGTTGGAGATGGGCGAGCAGATGATTGTGAATCCCTTTTTCAAGATTAGCGTAAGACGGAGGAAGGAGGAGATTGATCTTGACAGCTTGAAGACTGAGCCTGCTTAG
- a CDS encoding Phosphatidylinositol 4-kinase PIK1a, which produces MSWNLLERFIESEHFNTDPSLTVAYLARYAEHVGIHYVLCSKLRGFSYEEIEFFLPQLCHLAISIDNESMALEEFLIDLCEESVNGALLTFWLFQTYLHDLANAPASHAFRSCRRLYNKVQSIVFGAGEPPRRARIQENVLPVTVLSSLVLAGIGLPLLPQTAGPLAIAQARRPRPVEDVISDALPAAQKLSRSATVTVNTNTSRRTRPGSGDGKDPARRKSRRPVDIATDGPRATASQPNTPGLPTPTIQGRKVSSHRMSLAVTRGGEGFTSTSSLPDQRQRKVSNPAMSLPASPGVPRRIAGDLSRRHSQALRAVVPAAMSRSQKIRALRQNYFRNETQFLAALEGISNRLVVVPKAARLSALRAELGLIAQDLPAEVDIPLICPANLVDGAASKSRHHRIVRLNPAEATSLNSAEKVPYLLLLEVLREDLDFDPESQQNQELLNKFAAEKGKQRRRLFDTTDAAREATTESPLDRIQQADSVLEPTSGDLSSANLLQDLDDVTKQGRNSPRSHTQLGSRDPPRLSSGVSTISTGPSLPTPRSSESTPGRPSSSPYLKPQNPNQADVSALADHMRTASQMLAQLELSAAKRPKAEVAAIRSKIIASMQSLEEHSFLSEETAHAPSFETIMAKAGASPTEAEDLAESLDGATDPKLNTGKGADRMENDAMTGGIQCKGDRDDPSAATLGEAWEQKKERIRRSSPYGWVRNWDLISVIVKTGADLRQEAFACQLIGVCSKIFAEHDVDVWIKNMRILVTGETSGLIETITNAVSLHSIKRSLTLASIASGTNPKKRIATLQDHYAKTFGAPDSASYAKAIDCFIRSLAAYSIISYILQLKDRHNGNILIDSEGHVVHIDFGFMLSNSPGNMGFEAAPFKLTFEYVELLGGLEGEAFGRFKELMKDAFQALRREAERIVTLVELMGKESKMPCYGGGLVNVVSALRARFVLEKSKEAAREWVEDLVAKSAGSYYTRLYDTFQYRTQGIY; this is translated from the exons ATGAGCTGGAACTTACTCGAACGTTTCATCGAGTCGGAGCACTTCAACACAGACCCTTCCCTCACTGTCGCCTATCTTGC TCGCTACGCCGAGCATGTTGGTATACACTATGTCCTCTGCTCCAAGCTGCGAGGCTTCAGCTACGAGGAGATCGAGTTCTTCCTACCGCAATTATGCCACCTCGCCATATCGATCGACAATGAATCCATGGCATTGGAGGAGTTCCTCATAGATCTTTGCGAAGAGTCGGTCAATGGCGCGCTATTG ACATTCTGGCTCTTCCAGACATATCTCCACGATCTAGCGAATGCGCCGGCCTCCCACGCCTTTCGATCTTGTCGCAGACTATACAACAAGGTGCAGAGCATCGTCTTCGGAGCTGGCGAGCCACCACGAAGAGCTAGGATACAGGAGAATGTACTTCCAGTGACAGTGCTTTCGAGCTTGGTGCTAGCCGGCATCGGTCTGCCTCTGCTGCCACAGACAGCTGGACCACTCGCGATCGCTCAAGCAAGGAGACCACGTCCTGTTGAAGATGTCATATCAGATGCGCTCCCCGCTGCGCAGAAGCTCAGTCGTAGTGCGACAGTCACGGTCAACACCAACACGTCAAGAAGGACGCGGCCTGGGTCTGGTGATGGGAAAGATCCGGCACGAAGGAAGTCTCGGAGACCTGTAGACATCGCAACGGATGGTCCCAGAGCGACGGCGTCACAACCGAATACTCCTGGGTTGCCCACGCCGACAATCCAAGGACGTAAAGTGTCTTCCCATAGGATGTCGTTGGCAGTCACAAGAGGCGGTGAAGGGTTTACCAGCACTTCATCCTTACCCGACCAGCGACAAAGAAAAGTCAGCAACCCAGCGATGAGCTTACCTGCCTCTCCAGGAGTGCCGAGGAGGATAGCGGGCGACCTCTCACGACGACATTCGCAAGCTCTTCGCGCTGTGGTGCCAGCAGCGATGTCGAGGAGTCAGAAGATCCGAGCATTGCGACAGAACTACTTCCGGAATGAGACCCAGTTCTTGGCTGCACTGGAAGGTATATCGAATCGTCTTGTGGTGGTACCGAAAGCTGCCCGGTTGAGCGCACTTCGAGCAGAACTGGGCCTGATAGCGCAAGATCTGCCAGCTGAGGTCGACATACCATTAATATGCCCCGCAAATTTGGTGGATGGTGCAGCAAGCAAAAGTCGGCATCATCGCATCGTCAGGCTCAATCCAGCGGAAGCAACCAGCTTGAACAGCGCAGAGAAGGTACCTTATCTACTTCTGCTTGAAGTCCTGCGAGAGGATCTCGACTTTGACCCCGAGAGTCAACAGAACCAAGAATTACTGAATAAGTTCGCTGCCGAGAAAGGTAAGCAGAGGCGAAGACTCTTTGACACCACCGACGCAGCCAGAGAAGCAACGACAGAGTCACCACTGGACAGAATCCAGCAAGCGGATAGCGTGTTGGAGCCTACCAGTGGTGATCTTTCGAGTGCGAATCTTCTGCAGGATCTGGACGACGTTACGAAGCAAGGGAGAAACAGTCCTCGATCTCACACACAGTTAGGCTCCAGAGATCCTCCAAGGCTGTCGAGCGGAGTCAGCACGATATCGACAGGACCTAGCCTACCGACACCACGCAGCTCAGAGTCAACACCAGGCCGACCCAGCAGCTCTCCATATCTCAAACCTCAGAATCCGAACCAGGCAGATGTATCAGCACTGGCCGATCACATGCGCACAGCATCGCAAATGCTTGCCCAGCTTGAGCTTAGTGCTGCAAAGCGTCCCAAAGCTGAAGTTGCTGCGATTCGATCCAAGATCATCGCGAGTATGCAGTCCCTTGAGGAGCATAGCTTTCTTTCAGAAGAGACAGCACATGCACCGAGCTTCGAAACGATCATGGCGAAGGCGGGCGCATCGCCTACAGAGGCTGAAGATCTTGCCGAAAGTCTGGATGGCGCGACAGATCCCAAGCTCAATACTGGAAAAGGTGCCGATCGAATGGAGAACGATGCCATGACCGGTGGTATACAATGCAAAGGCGATCGCGACGACCCATCTGCAGCGACTCTTGGCGAAGCGTGGGAGCAGAAGAAAGAGCGCATTAGACGATCCTCACCGTATGGCTGGGTCAGGAACTGGGATCTGATCTCAGTCATCGTCAAGACCGGTGCCGATCTGCGACAAGAAGCCTTCGCCTGTCAACTCATTGGCGTCTGCTCAAAGATCTTCGCCGAGCACGATGTTGATGTTTGGATCAAGAACATGCGCATCCTCGTTACAGGCGAGACTTCCGGCCTCATCGAAACCATCACCAACGCCGTATCGCTCCACTCCATCAAGCGGTCCCTCACCCTGGCCTCGATAGCCTCCGGCACGAACCCCAAGAAACGCATCGCTACCCTACAGGACCACTACGCCAAAACTTTCGGAGCACCAGACTCTGCATCTTATGCGAAAGCAATCGACTGCTTCATCCGCAGCCTGGCAGCTTATAGTATAATCTCCTACATCCTTCAACTCAAAGATCGCCACAACGGAAACATCCTCATCGACTCAGAGGGGCATGTGGTACATATCGATTTCGGCTTCATGCTCTCCAATTCTCCTGGCAACATGGGCTTCGAGGCCGCGCCCTTCAAGCTCACTTTCGAGTATGTGGAGCTCCTTGGTGGGCTTGAGGGCGAAGCTTTTGGACGCTTCAAGGAGCTGATGAAGGATGCATTCCAAGCTTTACGACGGGAGGCGGAGCGGATAGTCACTCTGGTTGAGTTGATGGGAAAGGAGAGCAAGATGCCCTGCTATGGCGGTGGGTTAGTGAATGTCGTCAGTGCATTGCGGGCCAGGTTCGTGCTGGAGAAGAGTAAGGAAGCGGCAAGAGAATGGGTGGAGGATCTCGTGGCGAAGAGTGCGGGGAGTTATTACACGAGGCTTTATGATACCTTCCAGTATCGGACGCAGGGGATCTATTGA
- a CDS encoding Cytochrome P450 monooxygenase orf2 — translation MINIPVTAALALLCLAVYKFFIYPTVLSSLAKIPNAHWSSSLSPAWILYHRQRQDDTTTVHAAHQRLGPIIRLAPNEISINSVDGGIRSVYAGGFEKGSWYSNVFSNYGVEPMFAMEGHSEHSKRKRMLSNVYAKSTLQSSASLTKQTDVLIKERLYPRLKAAADSEEPIELYDVFSAVTMDFVSGYIFGMNNGSDFIRDEEAGIKLFHDFKARQKYTFWPQEMAAFTQILEKVGLKWLVVPKWVDQANQEIEDWLIAMCDRAEQTIQMAEAGEKVRTEDHPTVYSQLRNTLSKDASRQKGITGGLDQSDGSRIRIASELLDHTLAGFDTSGITLTWLAWQLSRADNAPWQRRLQAELATLDQSLDAKSIDNLPVLHATIMETLRLHAAIPGNQPRITPQTTTTLGDAEAGIMFTNLPPGIRVQAQAWSLHRNPRVFPEPEVWNPERWLNEQGELRNDPRMARWFWAFGSGGRMCVGSNLAMLDMKATVVGIWSKFSTEVADDEGMVPNGGYMAEPLGVGPGGKKGIGKGRKFLRCRLTEA, via the coding sequence ATGATCAACATCCCGGTTACAGCAGCGCTTGCTCTCCTTTGTCTTGCCGTCTACAAGTTCTTCATTTATCCTACTGTCCTCTCATCTTTAGCTAAGATACCGAATGCCCACTGGTCCTCATCTCTGAGTCCGGCATGGATCCTGTACCATCGGCAGCGGCAAGACGATACGACCACGGTTCATGCGGCTCATCAAAGACTGGGACCCATCATAAGGCTTGCCCCAAATGAGATCTCCATCAACAGTGTCGATGGAGGAATCAGATCCGTGTATGCCGGTGGCTTTGAAAAAGGTTCATGGTACTCGAATGTCTTTTCGAACTATGGCGTTGAGCCAATGTTTGCAATGGAAGGCCACTCTGAACACTCGAAGCGGAAAAGAATGCTCAGCAATGTCTATGCTAAGTCAACTTTGCAAAGCAGTGCATCTTTGACGAAGCAGACCGACGTTCTGATCAAAGAAAGGCTATATCCAAGATTGAAGGCTGCGGCAGATTCTGAAGAGCCCATCGAATTGTATGATGTCTTTTCCGCCGTGACCATGGATTTCGTGTCCGGCTACATCTTTGGGATGAACAATGGCAGCGACTTCATTCGAGATGAAGAAGCTGGCATAAAGCTATTCCATGACTTCAAAGCGCGTCAGAAGTATACCTTCTGGCCACAGGAGATGGCGGCTTTCACCCAGATTCTGGAGAAGGTTGGGCTCAAGTGGCTTGTAGTGCCCAAATGGGTAGATCAAGCCAATCAAGAAATTGAGGACTGGCTCATCGCCATGTGTGATAGAGCAGAGCAGACTATCCAAATGGCAGAAGCGGGTGAAAAGGTCCGGACGGAGGATCATCCCACAGTCTACTCGCAGCTTCGTAACACGCTCAGTAAAGATGCATCCAGGCAAAAGGGAATTACGGGAGGGCTCGATCAAAGTGACGGCTCACGTATAAGGATCGCCAGCGAGTTACTCGATCATACTCTCGCCGGCTTCGACACTTCTGGCATAACTCTCACCTGGCTCGCGTGGCAACTCAGTCGTGCAGATAATGCACCATGGCAGCGAAGACTCCAAGCAGAACTTGCGACTCTGGATCAAAGCCTCGATGCGAAGTCGATCGACAACTTACCTGTACTTCACGCGACAATCATGGAGACGCTTCGACTCCATGCGGCTATACCGGGCAACCAACCTCGCATCACGCCGCAAACAACAACCACTCTCGGCGACGCCGAGGCCGGGATAATGTTCACCAACCTACCACCTGGCATCCGCGTGCAAGCTCAAGCATGGTCTCTGCACAGAAATCCTAGGGTCTTTCCAGAGCCTGAGGTCTGGAACCCCGAGCGCTGGCTCAACGAGCAAGGCGAGTTGAGGAACGACCCTCGCATGGCACGTTGGTTCTGGGCCTTTGGCTCTGGTGGCAGGATGTGTGTGGGTAGTAATCTCGCGATGCTTGACATGAAAGCTACCGTAGTAGGGATCTGGAGTAAGTTCAGCACTGAAGTGGCAGATGATGAAGGCATGGTGCCGAACGGTGGCTACATGGCAGAGCCTCTCGGCGTCGGTCCTGGTGGGAAGAAAGGGATCGGAAAGGGGAGAAAGTTCTTGAGGTGCAGGTTGACAGAAGCATAG
- a CDS encoding Putative voltage-gated potassium channel subunit beta yields the protein MAAPTDLPKMQYRFLGRSGLQVSCISLGGWLTYGGHVENENTFACMKAAYDAGINFFDCAEGYAGGESEKIMGECIKKFGWKRNDFVISTKINWGAANGDNPVNNGGLSRKHLVEGTRASLERLGLEYVDLLYAHRPDRNTPMEEIVRGFNYLIDTGKTFYWGISEWNADEIERANHVATRLNLVAPIMEQPQYNLLVRERCEKEYALLYEEYNLALTPFSPLKGGILTGKYNEGIPGDSRWAKSDDKFVKSMRERFGTDDWQAEVKKVASLKPIADTLGISQATLAMAWVLKNPHVASAITGASRPQQVWDSIRAIDAVPKLTEDVLKEIDQVLANKPAALTRRF from the coding sequence ATGGCCGCACCAACTGACCTCCCCAAAATGCAGTATCGATTCCTTGGAAGATCCGGTCTCCAAGTCTCCTGCATCTCCCTCGGCGGCTGGCTGACATATGGCGGACATGTTGAGAACGAAAACACCTTTGCCTGCATGAAAGCAGCATACGATGCAGGCATCAACTTCTTCGACTGTGCAGAAGGCTATGCTGGTGGCGAGAGCGAGAAGATCATGGGCGAGTGCATCAAGAAGTTCGGCTGGAAGCGAAACGACTTTGTGATATCCACCAAGATCAACTGGGGAGCAGCGAACGGTGATAATCCCGTGAACAACGGTGGGCTGTCGAGAAAGCATTTAGTAGAGGGCACCAGAGCCAGCTTAGAGAGACTAGGGTTGGAGTACGTGGATCTGTTGTACGCTCACCGTCCGGACCGGAACACGCCGATGGAGGAGATCGTTCGAGGGTTCAACTACCTCATTGACACCGGCAAGACATTTTACTGGGGCATCTCGGAGTGGAACGCTGATGAGATCGAGAGGGCGAATCATGTTGCTACTCGCCTGAATCTAGTGGCGCCCATCATGGAGCAGCCGCAGTACAATCTGCTCGTACGCGAACGGTGTGAGAAAGAGTATGCGCTGCTGTATGAGGAGTACAATCTCGCTCTGACCCCGTTCTCGCCACTGAAAGGAGGGATCTTGACCGGCAAGTACAATGAGGGTATTCCAGGAGATAGCCGATGGGCGAAGTCCGATGACAAGTTCGTCAAGAGTATGAGAGAACGGTTCGGAACCGATGACTGGCAGGCCGAGGTGAAGAAGGTCGCGTCGCTCAAGCCGATAGCAGATACGTTGGGTATCAGCCAGGCGACACTTGCAATGGCCTGGGTCCTGAAGAACCCGCACGTCGCTTCTGCCATCACTGGCGCGAGTCGGCCGCAGCAGGTGTGGGATTCGATCAGAGCAATCGATGCAGTGCCCAAGCTGACGGAGGATGTATTGAAAGAGATTGATCAAGTGCTGGCAAACAAACCAGCTGCGCTCACCAGAAGATTCTGA